Sequence from the Mixophyes fleayi isolate aMixFle1 chromosome 4, aMixFle1.hap1, whole genome shotgun sequence genome:
CTTTCTTTGCACCCTTCCCGAACACCAGGACGTCCCCTATTTCGGTCTAGTTACATTACCATCTGGTGCACGCAGCGTAACTGTTCATCTTTACAAATGGCGTGTCCGGGGATTTTTACTTTTATGTGCTTAAGATTAAGTAAATCAACTAGAAGTATATTGAACTTCTAAAGATAATAGGGCGTAATTATGGCTAAAATGTGATCACCTGTCTAGATCTGCTTTATGTATTTCTGTTACGATCGACTCCAACTTCATGCTCTCTGTTATTTTGTTCCTCAGAACAAGCGGTTCAGCTACAGGCAGTTCAGGATAGATAAGGTGGATGATTCCTATACACTGGAGCAGTGGGACCGAGGTTTTCCCAGCGTCAAGGAATTGACAGAGAACCTGCGAGGCTGCACGTTGAAATCTGGGCAGGAGGTCTTCCACGTGAAGCAATGCATCCTGCCAAAGTCTGGCGGTACAGACACCTTTCAGATTTTGTATTCTCTTTTGTTTATAAAGCGCTAACATACTATGCTGATGTTAAGAAGATAGaattaaataaatgcatacatcATAGAACCTGAGAGTCTGTACTGCTAATATATAACCCTGTCTATAAGCATTTACTATGTGCACTCCCTCATAGGGTATATATAGCACACACGTACAATCCAAGGAGACTTCTaatatgaataatgatttatagtAGTGAATTCATTCTTGTTATGTGATATCACAAGtgacttttcatacaaatattaAGAGGGGTTTACagatgtccttgttttatgtggaACAGACCTGACACTGCCTGTACAAAGTACACAACAAAGTGACCTTACTGACTCTTAACAAATGCATATTTAATTTCACCAATTGTGTTCCATTTCAGAAGTTTCCAACCTAACTATCTGCAGGAAAGGGAAAGATAGCAGAGAGAGCACAGTGTCCCGGAACCTGAACTTGAGTCAACTTAGCTTCCACCAGATCCGCAAGCACGAGATCTCACAGGTCTGTTTGATCAAAGGGGGTCACTATAATCATGCACCAGCGATGGTGTTTCATATCTGTACCACTAGAGGGCTCTGTTTTGCACACTGCATTGAGGGACAGATGTCCTTGCCTTCCTTTATATCTTCCCGAATAGCAGAATCCACAATGTCAGTTGACTGGGTAAACAGGGGCTTAAAGCCATGCCACCAATTATCTTTTCCCTTCTCTAAACTATTTTAAATTACATAGCACCAGAGTAAGTACGAAGTGTCGTACAGGTCAAGTACATTATTGACAAGTACATCAGTGACATTAAAACATAGGCAAAAGATTAAAAACACACAAGAAGAGAGCCGTCTCTCCccaaggagcttacagtctaacggTACACAGCACACAAGCTACCTGAATTTGTGTGGTGGTCAGTAATCTACCATATCTCGCTTCGCAGAAAGCCCACTTGGGTCAGGGGACCCGATCGAATATCTATGAAGGGGTTCTTATGGTGAGTGAAGGTGGTGAGGACGATTCAGAGTACGAGTCCAGTGAGCTGAACAATAATTCCCACGATCTACGAGTTGTTCTGAAAGTGCTGGATCCCAGTCACCAAGACATAGCACTGGTGAGTGCTGGGTGCGGGGGAGTCTGTGTGATTATAGCACTGGTGAGTGCTGGGTGCAGAGTGTAGTCTGTGTGATTATAGCACTGGTGAGTGCTGAGTGCGGAGGAGTCTGTGTGATTATAGCACTGGTGAGTGCTGAGTGCGGAGGAGTCTGTGTGATTATAGCACTGGTGAGTGCTGGGTGCGGGGGAGTCTGTGTGATTATAGCACTGGTGAGTGCTGGGTGCGGGGGAGTCTGTGTGATTATAGCACTGGTGAGTGCTGAGTGCGGGGGAGTCTGTGTGATTATAGAACTGGTGAGTGCTGAGTGCGGGGGAGTCTGTGTGATTATAGAACTGGTGAGTGCTGGGTGCGGGGGGGTCTGTGTGATTATAGAACTGGCGAGTGTTGTATGCAGAGAGTGCAGTTAATCTGCATTTACTGTCTGTGCCTCAAATCTTCCTGCTCTTTTAACTCTGCTCCACTTTGCTCTCTGTTCACCCCTTCACCACCTCCTCCATTTCCCACCTTCTTAACTTTCTGCTCCCTTATCTGTGTCTTCCTATCATAGACAGGTGCTGGGCTCATGTTGCTCTTCTGTGTCCTACCACCACCTTACTGTGATCTTATTCTCCACATCTCTGTGCTACATGGTATTACCCTACTAATGCAGGGACTACTGAACCAGGGCAACATTTCTCCGCAGTCTATTGGTAATCCGGAAATGTTTCTGGATGGCCAGATTTGCTCAAGGGGATGGGAGCTACAAGTGGAGTGCGCTGCAGGAGTGCCACAGATCCCATATGATTTTTACAAGATTGCAATGTGACAAATGGAGTAAATGTCCCAGGTATACCCCTGGAGACTCCCACTCGACACTGCAGGTCCAATAATGCACACGTGACAGTAGCCAGCGAATCAAAGCCTACTGCAGGCAACCATGTTTTTCAGCTCTCCTAGTGACCGAGTCTGACTCTCTTTATAGGGAGGTGCTTGCAGTTCTGAAGATTAGGACCCTGAGGATCAGAACCAGCTTAAACGTTCCCAGCACATGCTCCATTTTGGAGTCCTAGAATCCCTTTTTCTGGGATCAAGTTACGGTAGATCTCTCCAGTAATGGGCCCCTCCTGTTTTATGATTTTCTAAGAGGACAATGATTCGTCTCCCAGGTGTCTTTTCCACCTTTTGGTCTGCACTTTTGACAGGTTTTGTTACAGCTTAGGTTGATCAAGGCATAAGGAAAGGTGATTTTATGGTATCTCTGGATTTATCAAGGTCACGGCTCTTGTGACCAGTAAGGGAGCTGGCAATTCATCAACTCAAGCTGACCATCCAGACCTTTGAAATTCATGACTGGATTAGAACAGGCCAAGTCCTTCCTGGTCACCTTGACCTCCATGTTATCTCTGTGTCTCCTTTTCTACACGCTGCAGGAGAGGATCTTCCTTTCCCATATTGAATTTATCCAATCGCTAATCGCTGCCCTGCTGACCAACGGGCACTCAGCATCAAGTTGTACATGTGAGTAATGTGCTCTCTTTAAAGCATGTATGACTAGTCTCACGAGCACCTATCATATGAATCCAACTTTCTACCAGGGTAATTAATGGAACTATCTCATCTGGTGGTGAGGAGAACGTTTTCAGGCAGACAGCCAGGCATGGGGACAATGTACCTTCACAAATATGTGCAAGGGATCAGAAGGACTCCCTTCCAAGAACGTTGTCTTGAAGCAAAGGGCCATTTATCTGGTCTTGAGTGGACATCTCTTCTCAAAGCCCAGAAGACCAGATGGACGACGCCTCTGTGCTGTCTTAACTGAATTATTACGAGACACTTGCAGTTCTCAGGCCATGGTGGAAGCATTTAGAATTCTACGATGGGTGAAGTTGAGTGTTCCAGCCATCTCTGTAATCTACATTCTTGTGAATGTTTTGAGAGTGACCAGAGGTAAATCTGATGTAAACACATCAATAACAAACTCGGAGGGAGACAGTTCTTGGGACCCAAAGGTTTCTCCCCAAAACCCTGGCTTTTTATGTGCCTGTTTTAGTTGGTTTACCATTCCCACCACCAACTTCTCTAATCTCTCATATTTTTTACAAGATTAGATCGTAAGGAGTTTGGGTGTCGGTCATGGACCCAGATTTGCCCAGGCGCTCCTGGTAATCCAATCTAGTCGACATCTCTGTAACCTAGTTACAACATTCGCTTCTTCGACCAGTCCTTCTTTCCCAAGACCTCTTTCTTCATCAGAACTTAAAAGGAACTTTACACTGGACATAGCCTGCTTATCTGTGTGCTGCTCTCCGCCATGAATTGAACTTCTCAAGCTCATCACCTTCTTCTATCCCTTTTCCCTGTAGAACAATTGCTTGACCATTTGCTGTTCCTGCTAAACTCTGTTCTTATACTGCTTATCTTCTGTGTTGTTccactgtaccccccccccccccccccattatttaCTTCTACGCTCCTGTTACTGCTCACGGCCTCTGTCTACTTTCTCTTACATCTCAGGCTTTCTTCGAGACCGCAAGTCTAATGAGCCAAGTCTCTCATATCCACCTAGTATTTGTCCATGGAGTTTGTGTCCGGGAATCAGAAAGTGAGTAATTGGTAGAGAGTAGTGGGTGTTTGCGAATGTCCTAATTACCATATACacacatttctttttttgttctcttTCATAAGATATCATGGTGGAGGAGTTTGTTGAACACGGCCCACTGGACGTTTGCTTACGCAAGGATAAAATGCAGATTTCTGCCGGGTGGAAGTTCACAGTGGCCAGGCAACTGGCGAGTGCCTTAAACTATCTGGTATGAGTATTATTGACATAGATAGGATTTTTGATATGGGTTCTGTTTAGATAACATCCAGTTGGGTACATACGTGTTATTGTGGAATAATGGATGCAGCTAGAGCATTGACTTCtatgttaaaaacaaacaaacaatgttCTATGCTCATGGAAACAAAGATACACCTGGAATGAAGCGTGTTCTGTTTTTGATGTGTCCTTCAGAAAATACAGAAGACTCATTTACATTGAAATCTGTGCTCCCTATAATGACAAGCGTTCTCCTCTCTTCCTCCATGCGGTGGATGCAGCTAACTCAAAAATATGCTTGATTTATCTCCAGTCTGCTGAATGTTTACAAATAGACCTGCTGGGTTAGAGTGTAACTTGCATGACTAAGTAGAACTCTTCTGTTTCTGCAGGAAGATAAATGTTTGGTCCACGGAAATGTCTGTGCAAAGAACATTCTACTGGCCAggaaaggtttggaagatggatcTTCTCCTTTCATCAAACTGAGCGACCCAGGAGTGTCCTTCACAGTACTTTCCCAAGAGGGTATTGAACACTATCTCTAGCATAGtaatttttataaaatgtgtttagGATCTACCTGCTCTATGTGTGACGCTGAGTATGTCGGTCTCCCTGCAGAGCGGGTAGACAGAATCCCCTGGATTGCACCGGAGTGTGTCCGCAATGTCTCCAGTTTCAGTACGGCTGCCGACAAGTGGAGCTTTGGGACAACTTTACTGGAAATCTGCTTTAATGGGGATGTTCCTTTGAAGGAGAGAACTCCATCGGAGGTAAGTGAGCAGAAAAGGGCTTTATATACTGAGCAGTACAAGTGTCCGTAAATAAGCTGTGGAACTCTGGGAGTTATCTGGCTAAGGAACATTGCACACCTAGGTAGACTAAAATGCATGTGCAGAACAAGTTGTAAATGTTCTTGTAAGTCTGCGTCTTTATTCTGCTCAATGCATTTTAAACATGGGCAATTCAATATAAATGAAATGTGCCCCTTGTGCCTATTGCacagggtatatttattaagtaaATAGTAGGTACTGCAGCCGGTTTGTTGGTCTTGGTTCGGCATACATAAAACTGATGttgttgtttttctgttgtattaaTAATTGTTCAAATAATCTTCTGTCTTCCTTTTCCAAACTCTGCAGAAAGAGCGGTTTTATGAAAAGGAGCTGGGTCTCCCTGAGCCGTCGTGCAAGGAGCTTGCTGATTTGATTGGCCAGTGTCATAACTACAACCCTTCAGGAAGACCCTCCTTCCGGACTATCCTCCGAGATCTGACCCAACTCCAGCCCCACGGTAAGAGCGGGGAGCCTCATTGGTGGCCTGGTTGTCTCCAGTTTCTAATTACTGTTAGATGGGTGCCATAATAACCAGGCACAGATATCATTAAGGTGACCTTTTTAGCATGTTGTGGTTAAGTCTTGCAATGGAAGATGTGGAACCCAATACGACTCGTTGTTGATGTCTAAGCAGAGCAAATGATGGCGGGACATAGTGatccaatatttttttctttgccatcACAATTATTTCTAAAAATCATATGTTTtcattaacatttgtttttttgtagtgAATTTACAGCCAAGTTGTTATGAGTTTGTGCTGCTTTCATTGAAGAATTAAATCCATATATTGTGTACTTTGTTGATGATTTATTAAGAGGTTTGTTTTCAGTCTGTGTCTATTACCTCCATTTTAATAATTGCCTTTTATATCGTATGCAGATCTTTCTGATATTGCCTCCATCAGCCCTGATTACTCCATCACAGACCCAACAGTGTTCGAAAAACGTTACTTAAAGAAGATCCGGGAGTTGGGAGAGGTATCCTCCTTTCCAgttccttctctttctcttctcttatATTTCCTGCTCTCTAGTTGCATACACACATTGGACGCAACGATTGTGTGGGCTCATCCAGTGTTcctcagaatgcagcctattggttcaccaggaactggtgacatcactgaatgCATGCGGTGATCACAGGTCCCTACTGAATTTAtagactttatttttttactgggGCTAGGTGACTGCTTTGCTTTAACCCTTAAAAAGCCAGTTTATCAACCTGTGGTATTGATTCCAGGGACACTTTGGAAAAGTGAGCCTGTACTGCTATGACCCAAATAATGACGGGACGGGGGAGATGGTGGCTGTGAAATCGCTGAAGTCTGGGTGCAGTCAGCAGCTGGAGACCAGCTGGAAAGGAGAGATCAAAATCCTGAAAACACTCTACCATGAAAACATTGTGAAGTACAAAGGCTGCTGCAGCGAGCAAGGTCTGCTTACTAGTCTGAAGACTTGTCTTTTGGTCTATAGAAACTTTTTTAGAATTTGATGTTGTGAAGATACCGGATTGATATGGCCCAATGCTACGCACTTCATGCTGGCtgaccacccacgggtgccttactatgccagggaagtctacccagtaccttctagagtTCTCAGCCACTCAGGCAAATTCagtaagaaagtaaagcaatacatttattgtaataaaaacaatcactagaaatatatacacacagtaaataaatgccaggcaggattACCACATCAtgtgtcccttaccccactagcttaaggagctacagtcacttggatgtcctgacttaaagacccatggagttcttctcttagctgcagctgtagtccattggtagagaacaaaaactaaaaaaaacagctacactgcaccttccatgaatcaaatctCAGAATCAACATCTCTTcctcccctggagtggctccttatatctaggttctaatttccacagtgtttcccctccctgggcaaacccctgggtctatccttcttaaccattggtgggtgctgtatcagggggttggaaggggagtggagatgagctgtactttcaCAGAAGGTCCCTACTGGACTTAGACAAGATGTCTGAACTATTCATgctgagaacaatggatactaattggccttccccctcacctgtatcctgcaatctgattcTTGCCTATAACCAaactggcttcactttaaggacaatgattaacatcttccatgcaatatcaacaaggtacaataaacaatatacatatttacaatgagctacaatgtccccttatccacatgtgattaagacactgcagtggtattttgttgagctggggaacaaatgcaagggctataaaaagtacatgctataatccacattttgtgagaaacgaggaacaggctggttagggtgatattaatacctcgttttacCACAGCTGTCTTCAGCCTTCATTTGGTTTTTGTGTTCACTTCACAGGCGATAAGATTGTCCAGCTCATTATGGAGTATGTCCCTCTGGGGAGTCTGCGGGATTACTTGCCCAAACACAACGTGAGCCTGGCTCAGATATTACTATTTGCCCAACAGATCTGTGAGGTGAGTCCGTGGTCCGTCGTGTTCCGAGGAAGTAGTGTTATGAATTTAGCCAACACACTGATAAATCTCTCCGTCGTGCACACAGGGGATGGCGTACCTCCACTCTCAGCATTATATTCACCGGGACCTCGCAGCCCGCAATGTCCTGGTGGAAAATGAGAACGTGGTGAAGATTGGTGATTTTGGACTTGCCAAAGCTGTGCCCGAAGGTCATGAATATTACAGAGTAAGAGAGGATGGGGACAGCCCAGTGTTTTGGTAAGGAACTGTGATGCTTCCTCACTGCTCTATTGACTAAATAGTCTTTAATGTGAAGCtccatattaatattttaatcctAATAATTGGTTGTACCAACCTTTCCACATGGTCAAGCTTTGACACTCCTCTTAATATGGGCACATACCGACCATGCTGCTCCTTGTGTTCACTTGCAGGTACGCCGCAGAATGTCTTAAGGAATGCAAATTCTTCTATGCCTCGGATGTCTGGTCATTCGGGGTCACACTCTATGAACTTTTGACTCGATGTGACTCCTATCTCAGCCCCCCTGCTGTGAGTACACAGATTTCTCTCATTGTTCATTTCAGTTATTCACTTCACATTTATACGGTAGCCTGACTCCATATTGAAAGTGTACCTTTAGGCCTGCGCTCTGTGGGGGTGGCCGTTGTGTGGGCTAGGCCAACAATCAGCCCACCGGTTCACAAGGAACTAACTTCTAGTTAATTGATGAGCAGGatattggttcagcacacaaatGGGCAGCCTACACTTGTGAGTAGAGGCTGCAGTACGAAACTAAACTGCCTCACCTTCCTCCTGCTTAGAAATTCATTGAGATGATTGGAGTCACCCAAGGACAAATGACTGTGGTGCGACTGATTGACTTACTAGATCGCGGTCAGAGGCTGCCGTGCCCAAGCGATTGCCCTATGGAGGTAAGTGAGGAATAACATAAACAGCTATGTCAGACCAGTCGTTTGGACAACTCTGTTTCAGTATGATACGCACCTTCGTATGACCACAGAATGTAGCTTCAAAAGGCTCCTTCCACCGTTGCCTGATCCTCTGAGCTGTATGGTACTGTGAGCACCCAGCGCTGAAGGACTGGATCCATCTAGTACTCTCCAGTAATAGATCTTCCCTATTCATTGGTATTGAAGAGTACAGGATGGATTCAATCCTCCCATAATATGAGTTTGCTGCGCAGATTCGCTCAGATTCAGGTGACAGGAGGTTGTATACAGAGATATAGATTTCTCCTTCTCCAGTAGGGGGAGACAGACAGTGGGTTATATTTCACCCGTAGGAGGCAGAACATGGAACAGACTATATAACCCTGTGTGTCCTCTGCTCCTTCCTCGTTTCTTTTCCCAGTGTCCTGCGTAGAAGGTGGTCATAGTGCTCAGGCTCctatttaatatttgtatttttattttacaccatTTTGGGTGACAGACTTGGCTGTCCTTGGAGCGTGGCTGGGGAATTATCTCCATCCGCCTATTTTCATTGAGAGAGtccctcacccccacctttgTACCTGGCCTCAGCCATAAGTCAGGTGGCTACCTAGGGGTGAGGAGGATGCGTGAACCCCTGCAATATTGCAGATCCTCCTGTCCCGGTTAGCTCAGTGTTCCTTAGTGGGCTGAGCCACTTAGTGCAGTGTATtgagggccggattaaccattggtctaactgggctacagcccaggggcctatggcatccagggggcccttgaaagtgctcagcagcagtattgatcggtcgggggcgggggcgcccccagcgcgatcagtgctgctgagcactttcactgcggtccttctccagcgcgttgtagtctccttactgaggacatctcgtgagtctcactctcacgagatctcctcagtaaggagcgtacagcgtgtcggggaaggaggtaagtgccggggggggggggggcagctctgatcacgggggaatggaggcccccttagcccaggtgcctccattcccttaattcggcACTGAGTGTATTGTACAGAATAGCTGTAGGCTTTTTCCAGAAGACAAACCTTGTTGAATTCTAAGTATTATTACATGCCAGCTCCGATTACATTGCAAAACAACATACACTCTGGTCGTGCAGCAACTGTAAATTTAACTATTTGGTTATGTGAGATTTTACTGTCTGTTACATATGCCATAGCCCATTTATTCCATGAGGTGAGTTGAAAATCTCTCTTCCTGTGGCATCACAAAGTTATCTCCTAACCTCAGAGCCCCCAGTCTGCTTCTGCCTACCCACCGCCTTTCCCTCCAGAGTCTCCACACTTACGAATTATAAGAGAAAGCTTAGTGTGACACTAATCACCTGTGCTTCCTCCTGTAGTCGTCCAGCAGACTTTTACCAAGTAAATTTGCAAATAAACTGTTCAGGACTGTCGCAGTCCCCTTTCCACCTGCAGTGTCTGTTCCATTTCTTACAACACACAGTGCCAACAACTTTCAAGCTAGAACACAAATAAGATTTAATGCGGAACCAAGCAGCAGATTTAAACAGCACATACAAATGCTGCATTTCAACCATAAGGCAGCAGAAAACCTATTAACAACTATCTGCAAACCATCTTATTATGAAtacaatggctgcttccactgtataTAGACGATGGGGTATGCTTAGAACCTGAATGGGTTTTGTGTGAGTCCTTCATCTATATATGTTACGGCTCTTTAACCCCTTTCTTTTCTTGTTAGATATACAAACTGATGAAGAACTGCTGGGAGACCGAAGCAAATTTCCGGCCTTCATTTCCTAACTTGGTCCCCATCCTGAAATCCTTCCATAATACATACAGCACACAGGCACCATCTGTGTTCAGCGTGTGCTAACCCAATGGTACGTATCTCAAGGAGTTTGTTTCGTAATGTAAAGGCTTACAGTAGTTTTTCTATATACCTCATAGATCTAAATATATTGCATGTTTATTGGGTCTTATTTCATGAATAAGATAaatatgtttgcgtgggtttcctcccacactccaaaaacatactagtaggttaattggctgctatcaaaaattgaccctagtctctctctctctgtctgtgtatgtgtgttagggaatttagactgtaagctccaatggagcagggactgatgtgagtgagttttctgtacagcgctgcggaatcagtggctctatataaataaatggtgatgatgatgaaatatatattCTGTTGTTAAAGTGGTATGGAACTGGTAAATAAAGAGAGCAGGAAGTTTCTATTTTTCAGGTAAAAGTGATAAATGGGCATATTTTACACTATACCATAAGGTTCACTTACCTTTTCAGTTAGGAAGATTCCGATTTTTCTCGGGGAGGAAAGAGGGTGGTCACATGGTGCTGATCTGTGATCTTCTGCTCTCTCCTGATCTTCACAGTCAGCAGACCCAATTCTTCCTGCAGTCACATGATACGCTGAGCTTAAATTTCCTTTAATCAACTCTTCAATAT
This genomic interval carries:
- the TYK2 gene encoding non-receptor tyrosine-protein kinase TYK2 encodes the protein MALCQCTVKHSDSDMEGCTFTGAGLRVYLYWSNGKEHYVSFTQNVTTAEEICVLLAERLGITPICYTLFALYDVQTKHWYPPNHEFKITSDMKLLLHFRMRYYFRNWHGMSETEPAVCRNVPKISDSSEDRSRAEQSGAILDLASFEYLFEQGKFDFVNDVVSLKDFHTDQDIHKFKNESLGMAVLHLSHIAIRKKVSLEEVAKKVSFKECIPKSFCRQIQQNNYLTKFRIRNVFRKFVRHFHLHTVSPGRLSEEDVMYKYMSTLENLAPKFGCEVFRTLSLELPTEGEKLPLYINGGYVDHTDCSEESTATHQVMVSGVSGMKWRTMKGEELAGSSNPRNYFSKKSRGKGQKAGKSGVRAETGDQKWVQFCDFQDITHIVISRSRVSINCQDNRCLEIVLPSYEEALSFVSLVDGYFRLTTDSNHYLCHEVAPPRLVMSVLNGIHGPIQEQYIVQKLKREEQTDGLYIIRWSAFNFNRLIMTVKGENQNKRFSYRQFRIDKVDDSYTLEQWDRGFPSVKELTENLRGCTLKSGQEVFHVKQCILPKSGEVSNLTICRKGKDSRESTVSRNLNLSQLSFHQIRKHEISQKAHLGQGTRSNIYEGVLMVSEGGEDDSEYESSELNNNSHDLRVVLKVLDPSHQDIALAFFETASLMSQVSHIHLVFVHGVCVRESENIMVEEFVEHGPLDVCLRKDKMQISAGWKFTVARQLASALNYLEDKCLVHGNVCAKNILLARKGLEDGSSPFIKLSDPGVSFTVLSQEERVDRIPWIAPECVRNVSSFSTAADKWSFGTTLLEICFNGDVPLKERTPSEKERFYEKELGLPEPSCKELADLIGQCHNYNPSGRPSFRTILRDLTQLQPHDLSDIASISPDYSITDPTVFEKRYLKKIRELGEGHFGKVSLYCYDPNNDGTGEMVAVKSLKSGCSQQLETSWKGEIKILKTLYHENIVKYKGCCSEQGDKIVQLIMEYVPLGSLRDYLPKHNVSLAQILLFAQQICEGMAYLHSQHYIHRDLAARNVLVENENVVKIGDFGLAKAVPEGHEYYRVREDGDSPVFWYAAECLKECKFFYASDVWSFGVTLYELLTRCDSYLSPPAKFIEMIGVTQGQMTVVRLIDLLDRGQRLPCPSDCPMEIYKLMKNCWETEANFRPSFPNLVPILKSFHNTYSTQAPSVFSVC